Genomic window (Streptomyces sp. NBC_01431):
CCAGCCCCGGGTTGGCGGCCAGCGCCCGGCGCACGTCCGCATCGCTGTCCCGGACCAACTCCGCCTCCAACTCGGGCTCGAAGCCGCACCGTTCGAGTGCATGCCGCTGGGCGAGCAGCGCGGCGAAGACCTCGCGGGGCATGGGGGTGCCGGTGTGGTGGGCGAGCAGCGCCGCCGCTGGCACCGCGTTGTCGGTGTCGGCCAGCAGCCGCCCCTGCAGCGGCGCGGTGAGGTCCTCCCACCAGGTGCAGGCTGCCGTCCGTACCCGGGCATCGGCGTCGGCCGCGAGGCTGGGGAGGTGAAGTGCGGGGAGCCTCGGGAGTTCGGCGGCCAGGGCGCGGGACGGCCCGGCGAGGAGGTCGTCGTGCAGATCCGCGGGAAGGTCGGCGCCCCAGGCGCAGGCATGCTCCGCCCACAGCGCACGCCGCCTCGGCGACGGTTCGGCGCGGACCAGGCGTACCCACTGCTCGGACGTGACCTTGGGCCGAAAGGTATCGGCGGGCCTGGAACGTACCCGCGGATCGGGATGCGCCATGGCGGCGTCGAGGACGGCGGGCCGATCGCAACCGTGCAGGAACCCCTCGTACACATCCAACAGCCGGATCAGCAATTCGTCCGGTGCGGCCGGATTGGACCCGATCCCCTCCGCCCAGTGCAGAGGCCACGCAGGCTGGCTGGGCACCGCCGCCCATACCGCGCCGCGCTCGACCTCCGTCTCGCGCCCGGCCGCCACGGCGGCCGCCTCCAGCCGCTCCGACAGGCGGTCAAGGGCCGTCACCCGAGTCCCGTCCGCACATGGCACCTCCGCCAGCAACACCTGCCCGTCGAGGGGGAGCGCCACGAACCCGGGGTCACCGGTCAGCCCCGGCACGCCACCGACGACGTGGCGGAACCCGGGTCCACCAGGAGTCGTTACCGCCGATCCGATGACCCAGGATGGCCACCAGGAACTCGCCGTCAGCATCGCAAAGGCGGCGCCACCACGCGGCGTCGAGCCCTTCTCGGGTTGCGCTGTCCGGCGCCGCAATCCCCCGTGCGTTTCGCCAGGCGGCCTCCGGCGGGAACAGGCTGCCCGGGTGCACATCCTCGACGACCATGAGTCCGGCGCGGACGAGTAGTTCCTGGAGTCCCTTTCGGTGCTGCACCCGTTCATGATCCCCGCCGGCTCGCGGCGGGACAAGGCCCTCAGCCCGCATCGACGCCCATGCCGGGGTCAGCTCGGTCTCGAACACGCGCGCCTAATAGGCCAGGCATGACAGCATCCGTTGCCGACCTGCAAGTGGAGTCCGGGCAGCGCACGTCTTCGCCCTCAACGCCTCGGCCCTCACCACCAACCGCCTGCTGTTGGCCATCCTTGAGCAGCGCCAGCAGACCGACGGCACGGTCGCCCGTCACGGAGGCGCTGCGGTGCCAGGATGCGGCCGCGGGACTCATCGCCTGAGGCCCGAGGTCACCTCCCGCTCCTGGATCTACCGCTCCTAGTTGTCGACAACGTAGACCTTCTCTCCGACCATCAGCGGCGCATCGGCCGGCCCCTTGATGTACGGACCGCGCCAGATCACACGGTGCTCCTGAGCGCTGGGATACCACTGCCGCACCTTGTGCATCCGCACCGGCCAGCGGTGGTGGTACACCCGTGCTCGGGCAGCCTCTGTCTGCTCTCCAGTGCGTGGAGCCGGAACTTGTCGGGCCAGGCGGATCACCCGCACTTCCGGGTCGTAGGGCTCACCGACCTGGCCGATCCCAGCCGAAGACTCGGTGGGGTGAGTGACCGTCACCCCCTGCACGGACAACCGCCAGAACGCGAACATGTACCGGCAGGCGAAGTCGTCGTAGTGTCTACGATCTGCTCTCCACCGCCCCACTCACCCACCTCGGGAACCGGTTCAGTGTTCGGATCACCGCCCGACCGAGCACTCCAGGACTCGACCGTCGACGGTTCCCCGCGAGCACATGGCCTCGGGCCACCGCGGCCAGGGACAGTGCAATCGTCGGCGTTCCGTCGACCGCAAGGTCCATGCGCCATCGCAGCGAGCCGTCGTCGGCATCCAGTGCCACCAGGGCTCCGGAGTTATCGGCCACGTAGACCGTGTCCTCATCGGTGTCCAGGGCGGTGGCGGGGTGATCGGTGCGGTACTCCCATTGCACAGCGCCGCTCAGGGATCGCCGTATGACATAGGCGCCACCCGGTTGAAGCCCGTAGATGTCGTGGACTGTGCCGGCGCAGACCAGGGACTGCCCCAACTCGACTGCCGGACCGCCGAAATGATGTTCCTCCGGCACCCAAGAGTGTGGAAAGAGCCGGCGCAGCGTCCCGTCAGCCCCCAGAGCGGTGACCCACTTGTCCCGGTGAGACTTGGCTGGGTCAGTGCCTACCAAGGCGTGGGGGCGGCTCGCGCGCCGGACCGTGAACGGGTGGTTGAACACGTCGAAGGGGCCGACCTCCGCTCCGGGCACCGGGCCGTCGAGATCGAACAGCAGCAGGCGTGCGGGACGCTTCCGGCGATCACCCAGCGGCCTCAGGACCATCGTGTCTGCACCCGGGACGAGAACCGCGAACACGTCCGGGCTCAGGGTCTACCAGCACCTGCCCGGTATCGGTCGCGATCCGCGCGATGCGCGGTGCGGGAGTCTCCCAGCGTCTTCCCGACCAGCTACTGCGGCGTTCGCCATTGACCCACACCGATGCGCCGTCGGGAGACAGGACCAACTGCCGGCCGTCTTCCTCCTCCTCGACCGCCCACTGCCGCCCTGAGGCGGTGCACGACCGACCGCCGTCCCGGGGCGAGGGACGGCCGCAGCCCATGATCCCCCCAAGCGACGGCGCACCCCATGGATTTCCTGCCCCCCTCAGCCGGACCCGCCTCGCAGGCGAGCCAGTTCAGGTGTGACCCGATCGTGCGGCAGACCCATCCGGCTCCCGACGCCTACGCCCTGCCCGGCCGCCCCGGAACCCCTGGGTCGGTGGTGGTCACCCGTGGCATGCTCCGCGCGCTGCCCGCCGACAAACGGCAGGTACTGCTCGCCCGCGCCCGCGCGCCCACCTGACCCACCGCCACCACCACACCAGCGCCCTCCAACTGGCCGCCGCTGCTACCCGCTCCTCGCCCGGCTGCGCGACGAGGCGGCCTTCCAGATGGAACGCTGGGCCGACGAAAGCGTCGCCCACGCGGTCAACAACCGCCCGCTGCCAGCCCGTTCCCTGGCCCGCGCCGCCCTCGCCGCCGCCCACGCCGCCCGCGCTCAAGGATCAAGCGTCGCCCTCGCCTACCTGTGGCACAAGGTCACCGCCCGACGTCGGTGACATCGCCATACTCACCGCGGCCCATCCCCGGATCACAGCCGAGAAGGTATGACCGGTAGCGCCCTTTACGGCGCGGCGGCCGTCCGCGTCTTCCCTTCGGGACGGCTGTAGCGTGCCCGTGTGCCTGAGTGGACGGCGACCACGGCACCGGACTCTATGGCTCGGACCGCGAGGACGACGGGGCGCCGCACCGATGCCGTCCGTGCTCCCGACGCGCTGAAAGCCGAGCAGTCGACGCGCCTGCCGGGGCCATCATCTGCCGCCTGGGGCGCCGGGAACAGACGGAGCCGACCGGCGCCGACCGGGGGGCCAAGAGCAGCCGCATCTCACTCGGCTTCCTGGCGCGCAGGCGTCAGGCCGGCCGTCCACTTCTCCTCGATGCGGCCCAGCTTCCACACCATCATGGCAACGAGCCACGTCGCGAAGAAGAGGCCGACGATGACGAACCCGATGACGTTGAGGTCGAGCCCGCCGATCCAGTTCCAGAACGCGCCGTGCAGGTCGAGCTTGTCGGCGAGCAGGCCTAGGAGTTCGACGGTGCCGATGATGAGGGCGACGGCCACCGACAGGCCGGTGATGGTGAGGTTGTAGTAGACCTTGCGGACCGGCTTGGAGAAGGCCCAGCCGT
Coding sequences:
- a CDS encoding outer membrane protein assembly factor BamB family protein, with the protein product MFAVLVPGADTMVLRPLGDRRKRPARLLLFDLDGPVPGAEVGPFDVFNHPFTVRRASRPHALVGTDPAKSHRDKWVTALGADGTLRRLFPHSWVPEEHHFGGPAVELGQSLVCAGTVHDIYGLQPGGAYVIRRSLSGAVQWEYRTDHPATALDTDEDTVYVADNSGALVALDADDGSLRWRMDLAVDGTPTIALSLAAVARGHVLAGNRRRSSPGVLGRAVIRTLNRFPRWVSGAVESRS